One Ornithorhynchus anatinus isolate Pmale09 chromosome 2, mOrnAna1.pri.v4, whole genome shotgun sequence DNA segment encodes these proteins:
- the SF3B5 gene encoding splicing factor 3B subunit 5: MTDRYTIHSQLEHLQSKYIGTGHADTTKWEWLVNQHRDSYCSYMGHFDLLNYFAIAENESKARVRFNLMEKMLQPCGPPADKPEEN; encoded by the coding sequence atgacgGACCGCTACACCATCCACAGCCAGCTGGAGCATCTGCAGTCCAAGTACATCGGGACGGGCCACGCCGACACCACCAAGTGGGAGTGGTTGGTCAACCAGCACCGGGACTCCTACTGCTCCTACATGGGCCACTTCGACCTCCTCAACTACTTCGCCATCGCCGAGAACGAGAGCAAGGCCCGCGTCCGCTTCaacctcatggagaagatgcTGCAGCCCTGCGGCCCGCCCGCCGACAAGCCCGAGGAGAACTGA